One genomic region from Ruegeria sp. TM1040 encodes:
- a CDS encoding cytochrome P450, with protein sequence MTIWTPTDDGYADLSSHDAFANGAPHNTFARLRRDDPLHWTEYSDGENFWSVTRYDDITKMNKNTEIFSSARGIRMEDQTYEEYLARRTFQETDPPEHSQVRMKLLKAFSKTTMAQYEADIRDLCAEILDEALAKGSFDATKEIARQLPMRMLGRVVGLPDADLPWLVEKGDALIANTDPDFTSHVLDKMDTDEFRMMPFNSPAGAELYIYAKELMEAKERAGDTSGVLNMILQPARDGSVITETEFRNFFCLLVAAGNDTTRYSIAAGIQAMCHQPELLAQMQAGGEIWETAADEIIRWATPALYFRRTATQDVEMHGKTIREGDKVLYWFASANRDDSYFDDPFRVNLMRNPNRHLSFGQFGPHVCLGMWLARLEVTVLFQELSKRIKSIEPNGAHKFLRSNFVGGIKELPVRVEAA encoded by the coding sequence ATGACGATCTGGACCCCGACCGATGACGGATATGCGGATCTGTCGAGCCATGACGCCTTTGCCAATGGCGCGCCGCACAACACCTTTGCCCGGCTCCGGCGTGATGATCCGCTGCATTGGACCGAATACAGCGATGGCGAGAATTTCTGGTCGGTCACGCGCTATGACGACATCACCAAGATGAACAAGAACACAGAGATCTTTTCCTCGGCGCGCGGCATCCGCATGGAGGATCAGACCTACGAGGAATACCTCGCGCGGCGCACTTTTCAGGAAACCGACCCGCCCGAACATTCTCAGGTGCGCATGAAGCTCCTGAAGGCGTTCTCCAAGACCACCATGGCGCAATACGAGGCGGACATTCGCGACCTTTGTGCGGAGATCCTCGACGAGGCCTTGGCAAAAGGCAGCTTTGACGCCACCAAGGAGATCGCCAGGCAGTTGCCCATGCGGATGCTCGGGCGCGTCGTCGGCTTGCCGGACGCGGATCTGCCGTGGCTGGTGGAGAAGGGGGATGCGCTCATTGCGAATACTGACCCCGATTTCACCTCGCATGTGCTGGACAAAATGGACACGGATGAATTCCGCATGATGCCCTTCAACTCTCCGGCGGGTGCAGAATTATACATCTACGCCAAGGAGTTGATGGAAGCCAAAGAGAGGGCAGGTGACACCTCCGGCGTGCTCAACATGATTCTGCAGCCGGCCCGAGACGGATCGGTCATTACCGAAACCGAGTTTCGCAATTTCTTCTGCCTCTTGGTGGCTGCGGGCAACGACACCACGCGTTACTCCATCGCGGCTGGCATTCAGGCGATGTGTCATCAGCCGGAGCTTCTGGCGCAGATGCAGGCGGGCGGGGAGATTTGGGAGACGGCGGCGGATGAGATCATCCGCTGGGCGACGCCTGCGCTCTATTTCCGCCGCACGGCGACGCAGGATGTCGAGATGCATGGCAAGACCATCCGCGAAGGCGATAAGGTGCTCTATTGGTTTGCCTCTGCCAATCGCGACGACAGCTATTTTGACGACCCGTTTCGGGTGAACCTGATGCGCAATCCCAACCGGCACCTGTCTTTCGGCCAGTTCGGCCCGCATGTCTGCCTGGGCATGTGGCTCGCACGGCTTGAGGTCACGGTTCTGTTTCAGGAACTCTCCAAGCGGATCAAATCCATCGAACCCAATGGTGCCCACAAATTCCTGCGGTCGAACTTTGTCGGCGGCATCAAGGAATTGCCCGTGCGGGTAGAAGCCGCGTAG
- a CDS encoding tripartite tricarboxylate transporter TctB family protein encodes MQSERERRFIGPRRGQLLFVLSFLALAVMLLSQIGTQTAWVRKTDFFAQPRFWPAVGVGGMVVFTALHLWRLPFRRIDRSDLREAQRWAAALEYMLWFMGYVVLVPLAGYLPVTLVFVPLLAWRMGYRSPQMMAISAGFAVFIVLFFKGVLAVRIPGAALYEYLPDAWRSFAILYL; translated from the coding sequence ATGCAAAGCGAACGTGAACGCAGATTCATCGGCCCGCGCCGGGGGCAGCTTCTTTTTGTTCTGTCCTTTCTGGCCTTGGCCGTAATGCTTTTGTCCCAGATCGGGACCCAAACCGCATGGGTCAGGAAGACCGATTTTTTCGCGCAGCCCCGGTTCTGGCCCGCTGTGGGCGTTGGGGGCATGGTGGTCTTTACCGCATTGCACCTGTGGAGGCTGCCGTTTCGCCGCATTGACCGCAGTGATCTGCGCGAAGCCCAGCGTTGGGCTGCCGCTCTGGAGTATATGCTCTGGTTCATGGGGTATGTCGTGCTTGTGCCGCTTGCTGGCTATCTGCCGGTGACGCTGGTGTTCGTGCCGCTGCTCGCCTGGCGGATGGGCTATCGCAGCCCGCAGATGATGGCGATCAGCGCCGGGTTTGCGGTGTTCATCGTCCTCTTTTTCAAAGGTGTCCTCGCCGTGCGCATCCCCGGCGCCGCCCTTTATGAATATCTTCCCGATGCATGGCGCAGCTTTGCCATCCTCTATCTCTAA
- a CDS encoding tripartite tricarboxylate transporter permease, whose protein sequence is MDLILSALEILMRWDVALALLAGSVGGVLIGAIPGVGPAVAIAILLPATFSLDPIVGLTVLLGIYGSSMYGGAIPAILINTPGTAVNALTTYDGYPMTARGEPRRALSLAYSASFFGGIFSVICLILFAPVLAKVAPLFGAREIFLAALLGLILVVVAHRGQALIAGALACLGIFLNTIGMEPVKYTQRYTFGTDALGSGINLIVVVLGLFAISQAFILLTDEDEKIRLTKLRGGVFQGLRELARHPRVASVSAGFGVVMGMIPGVGEFTAQFMSYTYAQKTSKRPQDFGNGSSEGLIAAETANNAVPAAAMVPLLALGIPGEALTAMMLSVFYVHNVVPGPGLFQNQMDFVVALYLALLILNVLVLVFLLAATKSLVQVVRIPNRFLGVGILTLSFVGVYSLRNSVTDCFMAAGFGLFGFILKRLQLPAVPIILGMVLGGIMEVKLRAAMARVKTPFDFIDRPVAFILFSLILIVLAAHLFRIVKEARELKEAEWQTKTSSTRFGALLLRRRASFLKEHGKKVRARHARLLRRLTDLF, encoded by the coding sequence ATGGACCTGATCCTCTCCGCCCTTGAAATCCTGATGCGCTGGGACGTGGCGCTGGCGCTGCTGGCAGGTTCTGTTGGCGGGGTACTGATCGGGGCGATCCCCGGCGTAGGCCCGGCCGTTGCCATCGCGATCCTGCTACCTGCGACCTTTTCGCTCGATCCGATCGTGGGGCTCACGGTGCTCTTGGGGATCTATGGGTCCTCCATGTATGGCGGTGCGATCCCGGCGATCCTGATCAATACGCCCGGCACTGCGGTCAACGCGCTGACGACCTATGACGGCTACCCGATGACGGCCCGCGGCGAGCCTCGGCGCGCCCTTAGCCTTGCCTATTCCGCGAGCTTCTTTGGCGGCATCTTTTCGGTGATCTGTCTGATCCTCTTTGCGCCCGTACTGGCCAAGGTGGCGCCGCTCTTTGGCGCGCGCGAAATTTTTCTCGCAGCCCTTCTCGGACTCATTCTGGTGGTGGTCGCACACCGGGGCCAAGCCCTGATAGCCGGGGCGCTCGCGTGCCTTGGGATCTTTCTCAATACGATCGGCATGGAGCCGGTGAAATACACCCAACGCTACACCTTTGGAACGGATGCGCTGGGGTCAGGCATCAATCTCATCGTGGTGGTGCTGGGGCTTTTTGCGATCTCGCAGGCCTTTATCCTCTTGACCGATGAGGATGAGAAAATCCGCCTCACCAAGCTGCGCGGTGGAGTGTTTCAAGGTCTGCGCGAGCTGGCGCGCCACCCGCGGGTGGCGTCTGTTTCGGCGGGCTTTGGCGTGGTGATGGGAATGATCCCGGGCGTGGGTGAGTTCACGGCGCAGTTCATGTCCTATACCTACGCGCAAAAGACCTCAAAACGGCCGCAGGATTTTGGCAATGGCTCCTCTGAGGGGCTGATCGCTGCCGAAACCGCCAATAACGCCGTGCCCGCTGCTGCCATGGTGCCGCTTCTCGCGCTTGGCATTCCGGGCGAGGCGCTGACAGCGATGATGCTTTCGGTCTTTTACGTCCACAATGTCGTGCCAGGGCCGGGGCTGTTCCAAAACCAGATGGATTTTGTCGTCGCGCTTTATCTGGCGCTCTTGATCCTCAATGTGCTTGTGCTTGTCTTTCTGCTGGCGGCCACCAAATCGCTGGTTCAAGTGGTGCGCATTCCCAACCGCTTCCTGGGTGTCGGCATTCTCACGCTCAGCTTTGTGGGGGTCTATTCGCTGCGCAACTCGGTCACCGATTGCTTCATGGCAGCCGGGTTTGGGCTCTTTGGCTTTATCCTCAAGCGGTTGCAGCTGCCCGCCGTGCCGATCATCCTCGGCATGGTTCTGGGCGGCATCATGGAAGTGAAACTGCGCGCCGCCATGGCACGGGTAAAGACTCCCTTTGATTTCATTGATCGCCCGGTGGCGTTCATCCTGTTTTCCCTCATCTTGATCGTGCTTGCGGCGCATCTCTTTCGTATCGTGAAAGAGGCGCGCGAGCTGAAGGAGGCCGAATGGCAAACCAAGACCTCATCAACACGCTTCGGAGCACTGCTGTTGCGCCGCAGAGCCTCTTTCTTGAAGGAACATGGCAAGAAGGTTCGGGCGCGCCATGCGAGACTACTTCGCCGATTGACGGATCTGTTCTGA
- a CDS encoding tripartite tricarboxylate transporter substrate binding protein: MTMTTVLKGCVAAAGLALTAGAAAADYPEKPVNFIVPWPPGDLEDVLTRMIAEDFQEKYGVAAAVVNKPGGGGGPFPGAIEVANAPADGYTVGSFVIGVPVMGHQIDIPPLTPAKFDPLGIFLTYPFVIATSGDSPYSSMAELAEYAQDNEVVLGHFGDVLTPTQVTKAFAKSAGFEWGADAAFDALDCNTLASGDADVINTTLQLILPCLDDIKVLVSITDDRIPLVPDAPAIGELNPDLDIALWNGLFVTKDTPQDVRDKIIEVAQETVFSERAQAVAAETGALVYWQNADESAARVASDIETMARIGETLE, encoded by the coding sequence ATGACCATGACAACTGTACTCAAGGGATGTGTGGCCGCAGCCGGCCTTGCACTGACAGCAGGGGCCGCAGCTGCGGACTACCCGGAAAAACCCGTGAACTTTATCGTGCCATGGCCGCCGGGCGATCTTGAGGACGTCTTGACCCGCATGATCGCCGAGGACTTCCAGGAGAAATACGGCGTTGCAGCGGCCGTTGTGAACAAACCCGGCGGCGGCGGCGGACCCTTTCCCGGCGCAATCGAGGTCGCCAATGCGCCGGCTGATGGCTACACCGTTGGCTCCTTTGTGATTGGCGTTCCGGTCATGGGTCATCAGATCGACATTCCACCCCTGACACCAGCCAAATTCGACCCGCTTGGCATTTTCCTGACCTATCCCTTCGTGATCGCGACCTCGGGGGATTCGCCCTATAGCTCCATGGCGGAGCTTGCTGAATACGCACAGGACAACGAGGTGGTGCTGGGCCACTTTGGCGATGTACTGACGCCGACCCAAGTGACCAAAGCCTTTGCCAAATCCGCAGGTTTTGAATGGGGCGCCGATGCAGCTTTTGATGCGCTGGATTGCAATACACTGGCCTCGGGCGATGCGGATGTGATCAACACCACGCTTCAGCTGATCCTGCCCTGCCTCGACGACATCAAGGTTCTGGTCTCGATCACCGACGACCGCATCCCGCTGGTGCCGGATGCGCCTGCCATCGGAGAGCTGAACCCGGATCTCGACATTGCGCTCTGGAACGGGCTTTTTGTAACCAAGGACACGCCGCAAGACGTGCGCGACAAGATCATCGAGGTGGCGCAGGAAACCGTCTTCTCTGAACGCGCGCAGGCTGTTGCTGCAGAAACGGGTGCCTTGGTCTATTGGCAGAACGCCGATGAAAGCGCGGCCCGCGTGGCCAGCGATATCGAGACCATGGCACGGATTGGCGAAACCCTGGAGTAA
- a CDS encoding FkbM family methyltransferase yields the protein MSETKLASHKMASDALPVVSQEIAATCLGVKVPQSSFLTETRIKRINAARYEGQEIAGALHVVCEEDRVLEVGAGLGIVGAVIAVNAKPQKVLSFEANPELVPVIHALHDMNDLGSQVELRNQVLFAGTDRPQTMAFHLRNSFLGSSLLNEAGRPSRVVEIPTVDAAEVIAEFKPTVLVMDIEGGELALLEALDLSAFRAIVIEFHPEAYEVKGMRRCKTILREAGFEKVDDVSTRTVWTCTRNIETS from the coding sequence ATGTCTGAAACAAAACTGGCGTCACACAAAATGGCGTCTGATGCGCTCCCGGTTGTCTCCCAAGAGATTGCGGCCACCTGCCTTGGCGTGAAGGTGCCGCAGTCCAGTTTTTTGACGGAAACCCGGATCAAGCGGATCAACGCCGCACGCTACGAGGGACAAGAAATCGCCGGCGCGCTTCATGTGGTGTGCGAGGAGGACCGCGTGCTTGAGGTCGGCGCAGGGCTCGGGATTGTCGGTGCGGTCATCGCGGTGAACGCCAAGCCTCAAAAGGTCCTGTCATTCGAAGCAAACCCGGAATTGGTGCCCGTGATCCACGCCCTGCATGACATGAACGATCTCGGCTCGCAGGTCGAGTTGCGCAATCAGGTCCTGTTCGCGGGCACCGACCGGCCACAGACGATGGCGTTTCATCTGCGCAATAGCTTCCTTGGCTCCTCGCTCCTCAATGAGGCCGGGCGCCCCTCGCGGGTTGTGGAGATCCCAACGGTGGATGCGGCCGAAGTCATTGCTGAATTCAAGCCCACCGTGCTGGTGATGGACATCGAAGGCGGCGAACTGGCGCTGCTGGAGGCGCTCGATCTCTCTGCGTTTCGCGCCATCGTGATTGAATTCCACCCCGAGGCCTATGAGGTCAAAGGCATGCGGCGCTGCAAGACCATCCTGCGCGAGGCAGGCTTTGAAAAAGTCGACGATGTTTCAACCCGTACGGTTTGGACCTGCACCCGTAATATAGAGACCTCCTGA
- a CDS encoding glutamine synthetase family protein, protein MKTRLRALFCDHLSIMRGKYLPHSKIGDDETRFCRSVFGTHYDRDLLDAPGSMVKQGLPDMTLRWRHDDIRDSWHASTKIVLGDLYDDEGELLTLCPRGALKRAVADWQGKGLSPKIGIELEAFALQPDEYGRLVPYDAPGGVVYGTGPFADPLRFNDRIWAMADEMGFSLDMITAEFDSPQFEYTLTFDDAVKAVDDIVLFRLMAREIALEYGIVLTFMPKPVAQAGGSGMHVNLSFTDEAGGNALSSGPRGGPDHMNDLARGCLAGFLHHHKGLAGLIAPTANSYMRLQPGSLSGFWQNWGGDHRNVTTRISSEGGAKARLEHRMADASSNPYTTVAALLQAARLGVERGYALGPMETGDGFDRTDTRESTAMTLKGAVADLEKDTSLAEAVGPDLVANHVYMKQKEVRKTRDLEGDALRDFYVHFV, encoded by the coding sequence ATGAAAACTCGCCTGCGCGCGTTATTCTGCGACCATCTCAGTATCATGCGCGGGAAATACCTGCCGCATTCAAAGATCGGCGACGATGAAACCCGGTTCTGCCGCTCTGTGTTTGGCACCCATTATGACCGCGACCTGCTGGACGCGCCGGGGTCGATGGTCAAACAGGGCCTACCAGACATGACGCTGCGCTGGCGTCACGATGACATTCGCGACAGTTGGCACGCCTCGACCAAAATCGTCTTGGGCGATCTTTATGACGACGAGGGCGAGCTGCTGACGCTTTGTCCCAGAGGGGCGTTGAAACGCGCCGTTGCGGATTGGCAGGGAAAGGGGCTTTCTCCAAAAATTGGTATCGAACTTGAGGCTTTTGCCCTGCAGCCCGACGAATACGGGCGGCTTGTCCCCTATGATGCGCCCGGCGGAGTGGTCTACGGCACCGGGCCGTTTGCAGATCCATTACGGTTCAATGACCGGATCTGGGCGATGGCGGATGAGATGGGCTTCTCTCTCGACATGATTACGGCGGAGTTCGACAGCCCTCAGTTTGAATATACGCTGACCTTTGACGACGCTGTAAAGGCGGTGGATGACATCGTGCTGTTTCGCTTGATGGCGCGTGAGATCGCGCTGGAGTACGGGATCGTTCTGACGTTCATGCCCAAGCCGGTCGCGCAGGCAGGGGGGTCAGGCATGCATGTGAACCTCTCGTTCACGGATGAGGCGGGGGGAAATGCGCTTTCGTCGGGGCCTCGGGGCGGGCCGGATCACATGAATGATCTCGCGCGCGGCTGCCTTGCCGGGTTTCTGCATCATCACAAGGGCTTGGCCGGTCTGATCGCGCCCACCGCCAACAGCTACATGCGTCTGCAACCGGGGAGTCTGTCGGGCTTTTGGCAGAACTGGGGCGGCGATCATCGCAATGTCACCACTCGGATCAGCTCCGAAGGCGGGGCGAAGGCGCGGCTTGAACACCGAATGGCGGATGCCTCCTCCAATCCCTATACCACGGTGGCGGCGCTCTTGCAGGCGGCGCGCCTTGGCGTGGAGCGCGGCTATGCGCTGGGACCGATGGAAACCGGCGATGGGTTTGACCGCACGGACACGCGCGAAAGCACCGCAATGACGCTCAAGGGCGCGGTCGCAGATCTGGAAAAGGATACCTCCCTTGCGGAGGCGGTGGGGCCGGATCTGGTCGCCAATCATGTCTACATGAAGCAGAAAGAGGTCCGCAAAACCCGCGACCTCGAAGGCGATGCGCTGCGGGACTTCTACGTGCATTTTGTCTGA
- a CDS encoding IclR family transcriptional regulator, producing the protein MGTVSKALTLLTYFNHGRLEIGLSDLTRLSGMNKATVYRLMSELQEAGFVEQVEGARSYRLGPQVLRLAALREASVPILSASRRVLRELSEDTGETTHLSLLQGEQLASLSHAYSSRNATKVMMEDAEVLTFHGTASGLAVLAYSEPSFVDAVLAAPLTARTPQTQTDPAAIRAEIAEVRRTGLAQSIGGFEAEVHSHAVPIFGPDRAVLGALAVAAPTSRMTPDQKRTIPPALRAAGLSLTERIGGACPPEFPTDIAA; encoded by the coding sequence ATGGGAACCGTATCTAAAGCTCTGACTTTGCTGACTTACTTCAATCACGGGCGCTTGGAGATCGGCCTGAGTGACCTCACTCGACTGTCGGGAATGAACAAGGCTACCGTCTATCGGTTGATGAGCGAACTGCAGGAAGCGGGATTTGTTGAACAGGTCGAAGGCGCACGGTCGTATCGGCTTGGACCACAGGTTTTGCGGCTCGCCGCCCTGCGCGAAGCCAGCGTGCCGATTCTGTCGGCCTCTCGCCGGGTGCTGCGAGAGCTTTCCGAGGACACCGGCGAGACCACCCATTTGTCGCTCCTTCAGGGCGAGCAGCTTGCGTCACTCAGCCATGCCTATTCCTCGCGCAATGCGACCAAGGTCATGATGGAGGACGCGGAGGTCCTGACCTTTCACGGCACGGCCTCGGGGCTGGCGGTGCTGGCCTATTCAGAGCCGAGCTTTGTGGACGCGGTGCTCGCCGCGCCCCTGACCGCACGCACGCCGCAAACCCAGACCGATCCCGCCGCAATCCGGGCCGAGATCGCCGAGGTTCGCCGCACGGGGCTGGCGCAATCAATCGGCGGTTTCGAAGCCGAGGTGCATTCGCATGCGGTGCCGATCTTTGGCCCGGATCGCGCCGTTTTGGGGGCTCTGGCCGTGGCTGCGCCGACCTCGCGGATGACCCCAGATCAGAAACGAACGATCCCGCCCGCCCTGCGCGCGGCGGGCCTCAGCCTCACCGAGCGAATTGGCGGCGCCTGCCCGCCGGAATTTCCCACCGACATCGCGGCCTGA
- a CDS encoding aspartate aminotransferase family protein, with translation MTAHQPDANFLKEHNARSLWHPMAHPGDSLANPPTIVTGASGVRIKDVDGHEVVDAVGGLWNVNLGFSCQPVKDAIAAQLDVLPYYSIFRGTTNDQVIQLAEELRDFFAPDGLSRAFFTSGGSDSVETALRLARQYHKVRGEPARVKYLSLKKGYHGTHFGGASVNGNANFRTAYEPLLAGCHHIPAPYTYRNPFNETDPERLAQLCLAALEDEIAFQGAGTIAAFIMEPILGAGGVIPPHESFMPGVAEICRRHGILLIADEVITAFGRTGSWSGSRHWGVQPDMMCTAKAITNGYFPFGALMLSERLVEVFEKDDTGKAAIGHGYTYSGHPVGAAAALACLAETKRLNVPENAAARGAQIFEGLQDLAARYDLIGDVRGGHGLMSALELVSDRATKAAVDKKVINRLQEVAYQNGAMVRVSGPNIILSPPLVLTEADAAQILSALDAGFAAVN, from the coding sequence ATGACCGCACATCAGCCCGACGCCAATTTCCTCAAGGAACATAACGCCCGCAGCCTCTGGCATCCCATGGCGCATCCCGGCGACAGCCTTGCCAACCCACCCACCATCGTGACCGGTGCCTCTGGCGTGCGGATCAAGGATGTGGATGGGCATGAGGTGGTCGACGCGGTTGGCGGGCTCTGGAATGTGAACCTTGGATTTTCCTGCCAGCCCGTGAAAGACGCGATCGCCGCGCAGCTCGATGTTCTGCCTTACTATTCGATCTTTCGCGGCACCACCAACGACCAGGTGATCCAACTCGCAGAAGAGCTGCGAGACTTTTTTGCGCCCGACGGCCTGAGCCGTGCGTTCTTTACCTCCGGTGGTTCGGATTCGGTAGAAACCGCCCTGCGGCTGGCGCGCCAATACCACAAGGTGCGCGGAGAGCCTGCCCGGGTGAAATACCTGAGCCTCAAGAAAGGCTATCACGGCACCCATTTCGGCGGGGCATCGGTCAATGGCAATGCCAATTTTCGCACCGCTTATGAGCCGCTATTGGCGGGCTGTCACCATATCCCCGCACCCTATACCTATCGCAATCCGTTCAACGAGACCGATCCGGAACGCCTGGCGCAGTTGTGTCTTGCGGCGCTGGAGGATGAGATCGCCTTTCAGGGCGCGGGCACCATTGCGGCCTTCATCATGGAGCCCATTCTGGGCGCAGGCGGCGTGATCCCCCCACACGAGAGTTTCATGCCCGGCGTGGCGGAGATCTGTCGCAGGCATGGGATCCTGCTGATTGCAGATGAGGTCATCACCGCCTTTGGCCGCACCGGGTCCTGGAGCGGCTCGCGCCATTGGGGCGTGCAGCCTGACATGATGTGTACCGCCAAGGCGATCACCAACGGCTATTTCCCGTTTGGGGCGCTGATGCTTTCCGAGCGGCTGGTGGAGGTGTTTGAAAAGGACGACACCGGCAAGGCCGCGATTGGGCATGGCTATACCTATTCCGGCCATCCTGTTGGCGCGGCGGCGGCGCTGGCTTGCCTCGCGGAGACCAAACGATTGAATGTGCCAGAGAATGCCGCGGCGCGGGGGGCGCAGATTTTTGAGGGTCTTCAAGATCTCGCGGCCCGCTATGACCTGATCGGCGACGTGCGGGGAGGCCATGGTTTGATGTCTGCGCTGGAACTTGTCAGTGACCGGGCCACCAAGGCGGCGGTGGACAAGAAAGTCATCAACCGCCTTCAGGAAGTCGCTTATCAGAATGGAGCCATGGTGCGCGTGAGTGGCCCGAATATCATTCTCTCGCCGCCACTTGTGCTCACTGAGGCGGACGCCGCGCAGATCCTGTCGGCCCTCGACGCAGGCTTTGCGGCAGTGAACTGA
- a CDS encoding aldehyde dehydrogenase: MNTLRSTAVAPQSLFLEGTWQEGSGAPCETTSPIDGSVLTTLATATAKDVDRAVVSARRAFDDGRWSGLAPAARKKVLHRIADKIEAEALALTVLGVRDNGTEFNMALKAEAGSAAGTFRYYAEALDKVAGEVAPTAPDVLGLVHRAPVGVVGAIVPWNFPLMIGAWKLAPALAMGNSVVLKPAETASLSLLRLAEICADCGLPDGVLNVVTGPGAVTGAALSEHMDVDVMVFTGSGATGRRLLVASARSNLKRCYLELGGKSPNIVFADAKDLDHVAKVSAMGIFRNSGQVCVAGSRLLVEASIHEEFVARVVAHAQALRVGDPLDMNTQIGAVNSETQLAANLAHVERAAAQGGEVLCGGGRILSETGGTYMAPTVVAGVTQDADLFQKEVFGPVLSVTAFESEDEALRLANATDYGLAAGVWSQDLSRAHRCVAGIRAGVVHVNTYGGADNTVPLGGVGQSGNGHDKSLHALEKYVDLKTAWIQL, translated from the coding sequence ATCAACACGCTTCGGAGCACTGCTGTTGCGCCGCAGAGCCTCTTTCTTGAAGGAACATGGCAAGAAGGTTCGGGCGCGCCATGCGAGACTACTTCGCCGATTGACGGATCTGTTCTGACCACATTGGCGACTGCTACGGCGAAGGATGTCGACCGCGCGGTGGTCTCGGCCCGGCGCGCTTTTGACGACGGTCGCTGGTCAGGGCTGGCCCCGGCGGCGCGCAAAAAGGTTCTGCACCGGATTGCCGACAAGATCGAGGCCGAGGCGCTGGCGCTCACGGTGCTTGGCGTGCGTGACAATGGCACCGAGTTCAATATGGCGTTGAAGGCCGAGGCCGGATCTGCTGCAGGGACTTTCCGCTACTACGCCGAGGCGCTGGACAAAGTCGCAGGCGAGGTCGCGCCCACCGCGCCGGACGTTCTGGGACTCGTGCATCGCGCGCCCGTTGGTGTCGTGGGCGCAATCGTGCCATGGAACTTTCCGCTGATGATCGGCGCCTGGAAGCTCGCGCCCGCGCTCGCGATGGGCAATTCCGTGGTGCTGAAGCCGGCTGAGACTGCCTCGCTGTCGCTGCTACGTCTTGCTGAGATCTGCGCAGACTGCGGCCTGCCGGATGGGGTGTTGAATGTAGTGACCGGGCCGGGCGCCGTGACTGGCGCCGCCCTATCGGAGCATATGGATGTGGACGTGATGGTCTTTACCGGTTCTGGCGCGACGGGGCGGCGCCTGCTGGTGGCCTCGGCGCGGTCCAACCTCAAGCGCTGCTACCTCGAGCTGGGAGGCAAGTCCCCCAATATCGTTTTTGCGGATGCAAAGGATCTCGATCACGTGGCCAAGGTCTCGGCCATGGGGATTTTCCGCAATTCCGGTCAGGTCTGTGTCGCAGGATCGCGCCTTTTGGTGGAGGCCTCCATCCACGAGGAATTTGTGGCCCGGGTCGTGGCCCATGCACAGGCGCTTCGGGTTGGCGACCCCCTGGATATGAACACTCAGATTGGCGCCGTGAATTCAGAGACCCAGCTTGCAGCAAACCTTGCCCACGTGGAGCGTGCCGCCGCCCAAGGGGGCGAGGTGCTCTGCGGGGGCGGTCGCATCCTCTCCGAGACGGGTGGAACCTACATGGCGCCGACCGTTGTGGCGGGTGTCACGCAGGACGCGGACCTCTTTCAAAAGGAGGTGTTTGGTCCGGTGCTCTCGGTCACGGCGTTTGAGAGCGAAGACGAAGCACTTCGGCTTGCCAATGCCACCGACTATGGGCTTGCGGCAGGGGTCTGGTCGCAGGATCTGTCGCGCGCGCATCGCTGCGTGGCCGGTATCCGCGCAGGCGTCGTGCATGTGAACACCTATGGCGGGGCTGATAATACGGTGCCTTTGGGTGGGGTTGGCCAATCCGGTAACGGTCACGACAAATCCCTGCATGCGCTCGAGAAATACGTCGATCTGAAAACGGCCTGGATTCAGCTTTGA